One genomic region from Halobacteriovorax vibrionivorans encodes:
- a CDS encoding SCO family protein, translating into MATLGIKRSNNLFEVLISKKAFWLVFVLYFFSVPVIKSVTRELPQELPVLKKLPDYSLVNSFGKTFGSKELAGRVYIANFIFTTCPSSCLRLTAEMQKIQKRVRGLGQKVALVSFTVDPDTDKPKTLFKYARKHQANPYVWTFLTGETKDLQATIIDGFGVAMGEMEEVKGNVNGETVTMFDIAHSEKLVLVDGTGNVRGYYDSTKKDINKLMIDVGLLVNRKEYSKN; encoded by the coding sequence ATGGCAACTCTAGGTATAAAAAGATCAAATAACTTATTCGAAGTGCTTATTTCAAAGAAAGCATTTTGGTTAGTATTTGTTCTTTATTTCTTCTCTGTTCCGGTTATTAAGTCGGTAACAAGAGAGTTACCACAAGAGCTGCCTGTCTTAAAGAAGCTTCCAGACTATTCACTTGTGAATAGTTTTGGAAAAACATTTGGTTCGAAAGAACTTGCAGGTCGTGTTTATATTGCAAACTTTATTTTTACAACATGTCCTTCAAGTTGCTTGAGATTAACAGCTGAAATGCAAAAGATTCAAAAAAGAGTAAGAGGACTGGGACAAAAAGTTGCTCTTGTTTCTTTTACTGTTGATCCAGATACTGACAAACCAAAAACTCTTTTTAAATATGCAAGAAAACATCAAGCGAATCCTTATGTTTGGACATTCTTAACTGGTGAAACTAAAGACCTTCAAGCTACAATTATTGATGGCTTCGGAGTTGCCATGGGTGAGATGGAAGAAGTTAAAGGAAATGTTAACGGTGAAACTGTTACAATGTTTGATATTGCACACTCTGAGAAGTTAGTTCTAGTTGATGGAACAGGAAACGTCAGAGGTTATTATGATTCAACAAAGAAAGACATTAATAAATTAATGATCGATGTTGGCTTACTAGTAAATAGAAAAGAATATTCAAAAAACTAA